CAATCAAAAAAATAACGATATCTATCTGAATGAATATTCGTCTGATGGCAATTTAGCAACTTTACAAATAAAAGGCTCCCAATTTTTACTTAAAAAGGTGGATGAATCCACCGAATTTGTAATAAATAGAAAGAGTATAAATCAGAGTGTTTTAAATGTAAATCTCAGTGATAATATTGAAATTAATGGAAGCTTTCTCAATTTAAGGAAACTAGTTTATCAAGAGATACTTGAGAAAGAATTTGTTCATATATCAAGAAAAAAAGATACATATACTTTTTCAAACCAAACCAGCGATATCATTGTAAATGATAAATTGGACTTAAAATGGGAAGGCAAAATTACTTATATCGATGGGATATTATCCATCTATCCTGGAACCTGTCCCCATAGAATTAATATAGTTAGAGGAAGCAAAGTTCTAGTCGTAAAAAATAGGGTTGTGGCTGAAGTTGATTCTGAAAATCCAAGATACAAAAAAATAATCAAAACTAATGGCTATGTTGAAATAGAACATGAAGATGTGATCTATTTACATGGTGGAACAATTATCAGAGTAAATCTTCTGGCTAAAGTTCTAGAGAAGACAATTTTTTCATTTAAAAGTTTTGTTGTAAAAAATCTAAATCATTATTTCGAAAATGGTGAAAAGGCAATTGATGATGTTTCTTTTGAAGCCGATCATGGTGATTTCATATGTATTATGGGACCAAGTGGTTCAGGAAAATCCACACTTTTAAAAATTCTTATCGGGAGTATAAAGAGTGCTTCAGGTGAGATTATGGTTGATAATTTTTTATTCAAAGATCATTACGATAAAATAGTCAATTTTTTAAGCTATGTTCCACAGGACGATCTTCTTTTGGCTAATTTGACCGTTTATGAAAATCTGTTTTATAATGCTAAATTACGTGACCCAAAAAATAGTAAGGAAAAAATCGATTCTTTAATATCCAGAGTTCTGAGAGATATTGGTCTTGAACATAAAAAAGATCAAAAAGTTGGAACTCAGTTTCAAAAATTATTAAGTGGCGGAGAGAGAAAAAGACTAAATATTGGGCTTGAACTACTTGAGGAGTCAAATAATATCTTTCTACTGGATGAGCCAACATCCGGATTATCTTCAAAAGATTCCGAAAAGGTAATTGAGGTTCTGAAAAGATTATCACAAAAAGGAAAGATTGTAATCTCGGTAATTCACCAGCCTTCCTCAAGAATTTATAAATACTTTACAAAAATTCTGCTCATGGACAATGGCGGAAAAATGGCTTTCTATGGTAATATTTATGAAGCTTTATCATATTTTGGTAAGAGCAATTCTACAATCAGTTCTTCACCGGAATGTCCAAACTGTAAAAAAGTAGAACCTGATCTTCTGTTGGATAGTTTGGAAGAGCCTGTTTGGGATATCGACGGTACAATTCTTGATAGAAAATCACGAAGATTTTCACCTGATGATTGGAAAGATAAATTCTCTAAATACAACTCAACACATAGCAATGTGAAGATAACATCCAAAAACTTGATTCCTGTTGTTCCATTCAAACTTACTAGACATCAAGGCAGAATTAAACTTCTTTACACATTGTTAAAGCGTGATTTTATCAACAAATGGCGAGACAAATCAAATTTGATTATTACTTTTTTAGTATCGCCTATTTTGGCTCTTGTCATCAGTTTAATTCTAAAATACACACCGTCAGATAATTATACATTGTATAACAATCTTCATATTCCAACTTTTGTATTTTTATCAGTAATTGTTTCAATGTTTCTTGCGATGACAAATAGTGGAGATGAGATAATAAAAGATGCAGAAATAAGACAGAGAGAACAGCTTTTAAATATTGGAAACTTGCCTTATTTCATCTCCAAGTACACTACTCTCATCATATTTTCGGCAATTCAGAATTTGTTATTTGTATTAATAAGTTTTTTCATACTTGAAATAAGAGAGAATCAAATCAATTTTTCACTATTTCTTATGTTTGTTTCGCTTTGTGGGATTTCCTTGGGCTTATTCATTTCATCAATACCTGGATTAACATCGAAGGCTGCTTATAATATTATCCCTTTAATTCTTATTCCTCAAATAATTTTTGGAGGGGCTCTCATAAAATATAGAGATATGAATAAAAGTCTGACTTTGTATAAAAAATCTCCAATTCCTGAAATTTGTCAGTTTATGCCTTCAAGGTGGGCGTATGAAGGTCTTATGGTAGATATGTATCTTGCCAACAGTTTCCATAGAGGTAAGGATAAGCTTCAGCATGAGCTCGACAGTTTGGTGATAAATAAAGACAATTTAGTAAAAACAATTGGTAGAAAGAGGTATGAACAGGTCAAAGACAGTATAATGAATTTTGAGATGGTTGAATTTCGTAAAAAATACCAAAAAGAATATGGTAATTTGGAACTATATTCTGCTATCAAAGACGTTAACGAGACCTATTCCTATGATGAGCATTTAAATCTAAAAGATTATGATGGTGATTACAGGGTAATTAACCCAATGTTTTTATTGAAGAAAAAAGTTCCTTACATTGAAAAAATGCTGACAACACCAGAGTATAACACACTCATTTTAGTGTTTTATTCATTTTTTTTAAACATTCTAACACTTTTATTTCTCAGTAAGCGAAAGTTTATTATTAAATTACTAAGAAAGAGAAAATAAGAAGGGCTATTGCTTATTAAAGGATATGATAATTATTGCTGTTTGAATGTTATGAAAGATTCATTCAATGGTAAAATGATTCTCAGTTGAAAAATTTAACAATTGCAATAATTAAGCTCTAATTATATATTCAAGGCAGGAATGAAAAAAATTAGTATATGGGGGTCCTATGAAACTGTTTAGCCTCTTTCTGATTCTGATGAGCGGATATGCAATGACTCTGTTTGGTCAGATTTCAGAAAACGAAAAATCAATGTTCATAAGTAATGTTGTAGTTCCTCTACCGTCAGAAATTATATTAGCTTTGGATAATCTGACTGATGTGGACTGGAAAAATACTGTAGAATATAATTACAGTGCTGACTATGAAGAGAATTACAGAATTGTTTTGAACCTTGGAATTAAAGTAGCAAATGGATTTGTTGCTATTCAGGCACAAGACAAAAAAAATATCGGTGAAATGTTTGCCGTAAGTAAAAATTTAGCAGAAAATTTTGGTGCTAAGAGTAATTTGTTTAGCAGAAAAGAAGAGATTGTAAATCTAGTAAATGAAAACAACTGGAATGAATTACGTAAAACTCTTGATGACATGCAGCAAAAAATAAAAATTGAAATGGCTAAATATCATCCAGATTTTGTTACTCTTGCAAGTGTTGGTGGTTGGCTTCAAGGTCTTAATGTGGTGACGACTGCTTTGGAAAAAAATTATGATGAAAAAGCATCTACAATCCTTTATCAGCCAGTTTTAATAAATTATTTTATACGTAAACTGGAAGGTTTAGATAAAAAATATGCAGATCTGGATATTATTAAAACAATCGCTACTGAACTTAAAAAAGTTAAAGAGTTAACAGATGCTGGATATGGAAAGCCTATTGCTCTTGATAAGATCAAAGAGCTTAAAGTTATTAGCAAAAATTTAGTTCAGGCAATAGAGAAGGAGGCATAAATGAAAAAGATTATTTTTATTTTAGTTGCTCTGTTTACAATTTCTCTGTTTGCAGACAAAATATATCTTGAAGCTCTGGGTCAGAATGCTGCTCAAGAACTTTTAGCAAAAGGCTATAAACATGTTACAGGTTTCAATACAGGTAAATTAGCCAAAGGTGATGCTGATTATCAGGTTTTAAACCTTTATAAAGGAGTTGAGTACAGTATAGTTTTTGGAGCCGATGACAGTAAATCATCTTTAACTATCGAGGTTTACAATCAAAATTTTGATATGATTAAAACAAAAACAATTACTGGTGATACTTACAGTTCAATTGATTTAAGTGGTTTAGAAACCGGACCTTACTATGTAAAAATTAAAGCAATTGAAACACCGGTTGGTGGTAGTGGTTGGTTTTTCCAATACTCTTACAAGTAATTTCGGGACAAAAAATATCAAGGCTGCTTTTGCAGCCTTTTTTTATTTATTTTTATTTAATTATTTACTTATTTTGTGTAATTGTAAATAGAGTAGGTGAAAAATGTTGATAAAGCAGAAAAAAGTATTTGGTTGGGTTTTGTATGATTGGGCAAATTCAAGTTTTGCTACTACCGTGATGGCTGGTTTTTTTCCAGTTTTTTTTAAAAATTACTGGAGCAAGGGAGCTGATGTCTCATTGAGTACAGCAAGAATGGGTGTTGCAAATTCGATTGCCGGACTTTTAGTGGCTCTGCTATCACCAATATTGGGGTCAATTGCCGATAAATTATCGAAAAGAAAAGCTTTCCTTTTTATATTTACTTTGCTTGGAGTACTATCTACATCTTCACTCTATTTAGTTTCAGAAGGAAATTGGGAGATTGCAGCAATTGTCTATATCCTAGCTATTATCGGTTTTTCCGGTAGTAATACATTTTATGACTCTCTTTTAATATTTGTTTCAAAAGAAAAGGAGATGGATTTTATCTCCAGTCTTGGTTACTCAATTGGATATCTTGGTGGAGGAGTTTTATTTGCCTTAAACGTATGGATGACCCTATCCTATGAATATTTTGGATTTAATGATGTTTCACAGGCTGTTAAAACTTCGTTCTTGATGGTTGGAGTTTGGTGGCTTCTGTTTTCAGTTCCTGTTTTTTTATTTGTAAAAGAAGAGAGAGCCGTTAAATCAGAAAAATTCAAAGCAATCGAAGCTTTTAAGAATGTTTTGACAGATAAAAAAGTTCTGCTTTTCCTATTGGCTTACTGGTTTTATATAGATGGTGTGGATACTATTATCAGAATGGCTGTAGACTACGGATTATCAATAGGTTTTGAATCAAAAGATCTTATTACCGCCCTATTGATAACACAATTTGTAGGTTTTCCATTTGCAATTATATTTGGGTTCATAGGTGAAAAAATTGGGACGCACAGAGGTATTTTAATTGCTATTTTTATATATCTCGCTGTCTCGATATGGGGAGCATTTATGGATTCTGTCACAGAATTTTATGTTTTAGCAGTAGTTATTGGTCTTGTTCAGGGGGGGATTCAATCACTTTCGAGATCATATTTTGGAAAATTGATTCCTGAAAAACGAAGTGGTGAATACTATGGTGTTTACAATATGCTTGGTAAATTTGCTGCCGTTTTGGGTCCTCTTTTGGTAGGATTTGTTTCGTATTTTATTTCCAGACTGGGGTATGAAAAGATAGCTCCCAGGCTTGGAATTGCTTCTATTTCAATACTCTTTTTAATTGGCGGAACAATGTTTGTTTATAGTTTGAAACAAAGTAGAAAGAAAAACTAATCTATTATTTCATATTCAAATAATGTAACATTGTTTGTATATCTGTTAAATCCAAGCAGAAAATCCCCTTTTGGATAAAGACAATCTATACAGTCGTATTCTTTTAATATTTCGCTATAATCGAACTCATGAGTAAACTCACCAAATTCATTGAAAATATACACAATACTACCATTTTCTTTATCTGGAGAGTATACCCACATATTTCCATATTTATCTATCTTTAAATCGAAAATTGACATAATATAGTCTAAATCGAATCGAGATTTTCTATATAGACTTCAGGGTATTTTACTTTAAAATAAGGTTTTATAATCTGAGCCTTTTTGTTAAAACTAATGTCAAAAACTTCTATTTTGAAAGTTGATTTACTGGGATATGCCTTATAAATTTTTTCATTATGTACAAAAAATATATTTATCATGTATTCCATTGGATCGCTTTTTTTTGAAAAAGCTCGTTTTTCCTCATATCCTGTTTTTATGAAATTTAAATCTTTATCATAAACATTAATTTTTACGTGTATAGCACTTTTACTCACATCGTAAAATTCACTTTTACCGAAGAAGTAATTATCTGTCTCAAATAGCAAATCTTTTATTCTGTTAAAATGACTTTCTTTAACTATATTTTTTACGAAGTTACCATTTTGATCATATAAGTTGAAAAGTCCTGATTGATAATCATATGCTATGATATTATCATTTGAATTAAAGAGCAATGTAATCATGTTTGGATATTCTCCCGGACCCTGACCAAAAGCTCCAAATGAGCATAAACTATCCCCGTCTACATTATATTTTACAATTTTCTTACTTAAATCATCATAAAAATAAATAGTACTATCTATTATTGTCACATTATTGTAGCCGTATATAGGATTAATATTGATAAATTTTGATTTTGCTGTAATCTTTATTTCAGCTGAACTTTTTGGAATTGAATTATTTCTATACGTTATAACGCCATCTTCTTCTACATTTGTTTCATATTTATGAGCCTCCGAGCAAGATGAAGCTAAAGCAAAGAGAATTAAAAAGATCATAATAGATTTAATAATTGAACTTTTTGTTAACTTCATAGAGTCCCATTTAAAATATGAGAATTATTAAACTATGGAACTACCGGTTTCCAGATAGTTCCACATTTGAAAAAAATACTTGCTGTCTATTTACTTAATTCCAGCATTCTATCCAAAGCTTTTAAAGCTTTTTCTGAAACTTCAAGATCAACTTCGATTTCATGTTCTTCATTTTCAATAGCATAACAAACTTTAGCAAGAGTAGTAAGTTTCATAGTAGCACAAACTGCATGATCTGCAAGAGGATATATTGGTTTATTTGGATACCTTTTTTGAAGCATTCTTGCTATCTCAATTTCTGTTCCGATAATAATACCTGCTTTATCATTGATTAAATCGAGATTTTCTTCTACAAAATTTATCAATTGAGTTGTGGAGCCTATAAAATCAGCATGTTCAAGAACTTCTGCAGGAGCTTCAGGATGAACAATTAATAGGCAATTAGGATGTTCGTGATTGGCTATGTATATATCTCCTATAGAAAATTCATTGTGAACGTAACAATGACCATTCCAAATAACCATATCAGCACCTGTCACGGCCTCACAATAACCACCTAGATTTTTATCAGGAGTGAAGATTATTTTTTTATTCTTAAAATGCTCTACAATTTTCACCGCATTAGAAGATGTACAAATTACATCCGATTCAGCTTTTACTTCAGCAGATGAGTTTATGTAAGATATTACAACTGCATCTGGATATTTCTTTTTAAGATCTCTCAATCCCTGAGCATCTCCCATAAGAGCCATAGGGCAATTTGCCCTCTTGTCTGGTAAAATTACTTTTTTTTCCGGACAAAGTATTTTCGCACTTTCAGCCATGAAATCTACACCACAAAACACTATCATATCGGCATCTGTTTTAGCTGCTTGTTGGGCAAGAGCCAATGAATCTCCAATTATGTCAGCCACCGGATGAATATTTAATCTTTGATAGCTGTGTACAAGTATGAGTGCATTTTTTTCTTTTTTAGCTTTTTGAATTCTATCAATCAGCTCGTCGTCACTCATATTTTTATAATCATCTAAAGTCATAATGGAGCCTTTCTATAATTATTTAGGCTGAGAATATATAATAATAAGGATAGAATGTCAATTCCAATAGATATATAAGGTTTAGCAAAATTTTATTATTTCAATATTTCTGATTTTAATCATAAAAATAAACCTAAATTGTAATTATTATAATTTTGTAACAAAACCAACTTAGATTAAAAGGAGAAAGAAATGGAAAATGGAATGGTTATGATGCCAAGAATTGGAGAGAAAGCACCTGAGTTCAAAGCAGTGACTACTCAAGGGGAGATAAGTTTTCCTAAAGATTATGAAGGTAATTGGGTGATCTTGTTTAGTCATCCGGCAGATTTTACGCCAGTATGTACCTCTGAATTCATGACTTTTGCAACTTTGGAAGATAAATTTGCTGAAGCTAATTGTAAACTTGTAGGCCTTTCTGTAGACGGATTATATAGCCACATTGCCTGGCTTAGAACAATAAAAGAAAAAATCGAATACAGAGATATGAAAAATGTTGAAGTTAAATTTCCTCTTATTGAAGATATTACAATGGAAGTTGCTAAAAAATATGGAATGATTCAGCCTGGTGAAAGTTCGACTAAAGCTGTAAGAGCGGTTTTCATAATTGATCCTAAAGGTATTATTAGGACTATCATCTATTACCCTTTAAGTTTAGGTAGAAATTTTGATGAGCTTTACAGAGCCCTAATCGCTCTGAAAACTGCTGATGAGTTTGGTATTGCTACTCCTGCTGACTGGAGGCCTGGTGACGATGTAATCATATCTCCAGCAGGAAATTGTAATACTGCAAAAAACAGAATGGATGGTAAAGAGGATGGTTTAGATTGTAAAGACTGGTTCTTCTGTACTAAAAAAATTGACAAAGAAGAAGTACTCGGTAAAGTCCTTAATAAAAAATAAGATTCAATAATAAAATTAGGCAGAGTTTATCTCTGCTTAATTTTCATAAAAACATTTTCTTAAATAGAAAAGATATGATTTGAATGCTTTCAATAGAGATGATTATAAAGACTTGAATTTTAATTGATAGAATTAAGATGAATAAAATTGTCAACTTTTCTTGATTTTAAACATTTTTTTTATTTCATTGTCAATATCGTCAAAATTAAAATATGAGGAGAAAAGATGGCTAATAGTATCAGAGGAACTAAAACAGAACAAAATTTATTGAAAGCATTTGCGGGTGAATCACAAGCAAGAAATAGATATACTTATTTTGCTTCTGTAGCAAAAAAAGAAGGTTTAGTGCAAATTTCTCAAATTTTTACTGAAACTGCTGAACAGGAAAAAGAACACGCTAAAAGATTTTTCAAATTTCTGGAAGGTGGAGATCTTGAAATTACAGCTACTTATCCTGCAGGAAAATTGGGAACTACACTTGAAAATTTAAAAGCTGCAGCTTGTGGAGAAGAAGAAGAGTGGCAAGTCTTATACCCTGAATTTGCAAAAGTTGCAAGAGAAGAAGGTTTTGAACTTGTTGCAAAGACTTTTGACGCTATTTCAATTGCAGAGAAACAACATGGTAAGAGATATAGTGATCTGGCAAAAAATCTTGAAGAAGGTAAAGTTTTCAAAAGAAATGGAAAAATAACCTGGAGATGTTTGAACTGTGGTTATCTTCACGAATCTGAAGAAGCTCCTTCTGTATGTCCAGCTTGTCTTCATCCTAAAGATTACTTTGAAATTCTTGCAGAAAACTGGTAGATTTAAAGAGGGTATATTCCCTCTTTTTTTATTGTACTTTTTCTTATCTATTATTTATTTTCTATTTTAGAAATTTTTGTAAAGTTGCTGGTGGACAGTTTAGTTATAACAAATAACTGTGATAAAATAAATGATACTCCTATTGGAATTATTGATATCCAGAGGGATTTAAATAATCTTTAAAATTTATCACGGAACATGGTTGCAATATATATGTTCAAAATAGTTTCTTTATAGGTATCGAGTACTAATATAATTCTTATAAATCCGGTAAAAATAAACAGCGAAACATTAATCGTCATTCATTTTTCCAATAACGAGCTTTTGTTTGTCACAATTGTATTATTCCCTTCCAATGTGGTTACATATTTATTTAATAAAAAATCAGGTTAAAAAAATTCTCTGTTGTAATTATTATTACATGTGCAATTATCATTTATATATGATCTCAAATCGTATAAAACTAATATGATATTATTCTACTTAAAAAAAAAGTAATTGAATAAGTAATTTAAAAATGAATAACATTCTAACAGATCATTTCTTATATTGAAAGTACTAGAAATCAAGTCGGAACCAAAGTTGGAAAAAAATAAAAGTATATTTCAAATTTCACCAAATCCCATAGCTATATTGGATGAAAATTTTAGAGTTATCGATTTTAATAACTCATTTGCCGATTACCTTGGTAAAAAAATCGAAGAAACTACAGTGCAAAAAATGATAAATGATTATGATTTTCATATAATAAAAGAATCTATATTGGAAGATAGCAGGTTTAGGGGAATAATTACTTTAACCAAAGAATTTGATGAAAAGTATTGTGAAGTTAACGGTTTACTTTTTGAGAATGAAACTAAGCGAGTATATTTTTTTCTTAATGATATGACATTTTATAAGAATATTAAAAAGAAACTCGAATTGACAGAAAACAATTTTAATTCAATCTATAACAACGCTCCAGAAGCCATTGTCATTTGTGAAAAAGATACTGATTTAATTCTAAATTACAACCCTTTCTTCAAAAGACTGACAGAGCTTTCAGATTCAAAATTAAGTGAGATGAGTTTAAAAGATATAAGATTAGCTGGTTCAGAAGTAATTCACAGAGGTTCACATTCATTATCAGAAGAGGATTATGAAGATCAGATTTATTCAATTGAAGAGAAATATTTGATTCCGCCAGAAAATAGACTTCTAGATGTTGAATGCACGGTTTCGTCAATTACGTACAACCATATGAATTGCAACCTGTATTTTATAAGGGATGTAACTGAAAGAAAATTGATGGAAGCGGAACTCTTATATTCCAGAGATAAAGCAGAAGAGATGGCAGAGCTTCTGAATGTTTATTCTCTTGAACTAGAAGATAAAAACAAAGAGCTTGACAAACAAAAGATTAAGGCAGAAAAATTAGCCAAAGTAAAGTCTGACTTTCTTTCAAACATGAGTCATGAGATAAGAACCCCTATGAATGCTATTATAGGAATGAGTCGTTTACTCAAAGAAACAAAGTTAGATGATATACAAAATGAGTATCTGACAGATATTATTACAGCATCAAGCTCATTACTAGACTTAATAAACGATATTCTGGATTTCTCGAAAATTGAAGCTGGCAGATTAGAACTTGAAAAAGTTGACACAAATCTTTATCAGATAATTGAGGAAGTTGCAGATCTTGTAAGTATAAACACCATAGGGAAAAACTTAGAAATACTAACTATTATTGACAGTAAACTACCTAATATTTTTAAAGCAGACCCCCTTAGAATAAAGCAGATACTTATAAATCTTGCGAATAATGCTGCCAAATTCACTGAAAAGGGATATGTTGTTATTGAATGTAAGTACTTTAGTGATGGTAAAATTCAATTAGTTGTAAAAGATTCAGGAATAGGAATCAAAGAAGATAACCTCAAAAATTTATTTAAGGACTTCACTCAATTGAATGTATCTACAACAAGAAAATACGGCGGTACTGGTCTAGGCTTATCAATTACTAAGCAACTCGTCGAGATGATGGGCGGTAAAATTTTTGTAGAAAGTAAGGAAGGAAGAGGGTCTTCATTTTTTGTTGATTTAGAGTTGGAGGTTATCAGTGAAGAAGAGACTTATTATAAAAAATACAATTCTTTATTACTTGATAAAAAGATAATCTTTTTCACTGATAGTCTTCCTTTTAAGATGAAAAACGATTTTCTATCAGAAAATTATGATTTTACTATTGAAACAACTCTCGTCAGCAATTTGTATTCTACGGAAATTTCAAAATATGATTATGCCGTGTATGATTATGAAAGCTTAAGAAAGCATAATTTACATCATCTCATCTATTCATTTACAGGTAATTATTGTATAGTCGTAAATCCTGAAAACTTTAAACTGATCAACGAAACTAAAAGGAAAGTAGAGCACTTATTAAAAAAGCCTGTTAAGTTTGAGAGACTAATGGAAGTATTCAGACCGATAGAAAAAAATGTGTCAGAAAATGAAAATATCGTTCCTAATCTCCTCAATAAAACAATACTGGTTGTTGATGATATTTTGCTGAACAGAAAACTTATAAATATACAATTAAAAAAAACTGGGGCTTTTGTAGAAAATGCAGAAAATGGTTTAGAAGCTGTAGATTATGTTTCCAAAAAAAAACCTGATTTAATTTTGATGGATTGTCTAATGCCTGAAATGGATGGTTATACTGCGACATCAGAGATTAGAAAAATGGGATTCAGCAAAGAAAATCTCCCTATACTTGCCTTGACTGCCAACAACATGAAAGAATACATTGATAGTGCTTTTGAATCCGGGATGAATGATTTTCTTGAAAAACCTGTTGATCCTCAAAAATTATATACGGCATTACATAAACACCTTAGTATCAATTTACATGATATAAAACGTAGTGAATCAAATGAAAAAAAGGATGATTTTTATTTTGATATGGATGGTCTACTTAAAAGAGTCTCTTTTGATACAGAGTTTGCAAAAGAGATTATTGATGATTTTTTGAAAGATCTAATTACTCGAAAAGAAAAACTTACCGAATCGTTTGAAAGTATGGATCAAAATATAATGTATCAATCAATTCACGCATTTAAAGGAATTTGCTTAGGTATTTCAGCTACAAATCTATCTGAATCCGTAAAGACTTGTGAAAAATTAATAAAGAGTGAAGATTTTCCTTTGGAAAAAATATCCATTGCTTTTAACGAGATATATGAGCAAATTGATATTTATACAAAACTTGATGTAGATAAAATTATTGGCGAAAAATGAATAATGAATATGTTGCTAAGATACTGACCATTGATGACGAGAGAATAAATAATAAAATCATAAGTTCTTATTTAAACTCGTTTAATTTTGAATCTATAGAATTAACCGAACCTGAATTAATAAATGAGTATATAGATAAATTTTCACCCGATTTGATTTTATTAGATCTCATAATGCCATCAATGAGTGGTCAGGATGTCCTAACAATTCTTAAAGCTACTAATAGATATAAGCACATACCTGTTATTATTGTTTCTGGAGATAAAAGTGATGAAACTCTAAACAAATGTCTTGATATTGGTGCAGTAGATTATCTATCCAAACCTGTAAGAAAATTGGAATTAAAAGCAAGGGTCGTATCGGCTTTAAAGATTGCAGCTTTAACCAGAGATTTAAATATTAAAAATAAAAAACTTTATATAGCTAATAAAAGTATTGAGCAAAAATCAATAGCTCTGGAAACATTAAATAGAGAATTAGTAAAATACAGTGAAAATCTATCGGAGTTGGTGGATAAAAAAACCGATGAAAATTTGAGATTACAAAAAAATGCAATTATTGGTGATATGATTTCAGGTCTCGTTCACAATCTAAGATCTCCTTTATCGGTCATCAAGATGCAAGGGGAACTTCTTTCGAGGAAATTATCATCTCTGATATCTGAAGAAGATAAAAAAGAAGATGTTTTACACAGAATGAGTTCTATAGGGAATGCTCTGGACAAAGTAGATAAAATGTTAAATGCCCTAATGTCAAAAAAGAGGAAAGATGGTTCCAATAATTTGAATAAAGTTAATTTGAATACTT
This portion of the Candidatus Delongbacteria bacterium genome encodes:
- a CDS encoding hybrid sensor histidine kinase/response regulator → MNNEYVAKILTIDDERINNKIISSYLNSFNFESIELTEPELINEYIDKFSPDLILLDLIMPSMSGQDVLTILKATNRYKHIPVIIVSGDKSDETLNKCLDIGAVDYLSKPVRKLELKARVVSALKIAALTRDLNIKNKKLYIANKSIEQKSIALETLNRELVKYSENLSELVDKKTDENLRLQKNAIIGDMISGLVHNLRSPLSVIKMQGELLSRKLSSLISEEDKKEDVLHRMSSIGNALDKVDKMLNALMSKKRKDGSNNLNKVNLNTFLKNEIEFLSGNNDFKNKVNKIQHLDDNISLCIFNESDVSQVLYNLINNSMDAMYEQINKQITFRTYENNEGVYLEIEDNGPGIKEEHMAKLFDPFFTTKPPVEDAKDGKPTGTGLGLHSVNQLLDVNNAFIHFESEVGSYAKAIIVFKKAGE
- a CDS encoding response regulator, producing MEKNKSIFQISPNPIAILDENFRVIDFNNSFADYLGKKIEETTVQKMINDYDFHIIKESILEDSRFRGIITLTKEFDEKYCEVNGLLFENETKRVYFFLNDMTFYKNIKKKLELTENNFNSIYNNAPEAIVICEKDTDLILNYNPFFKRLTELSDSKLSEMSLKDIRLAGSEVIHRGSHSLSEEDYEDQIYSIEEKYLIPPENRLLDVECTVSSITYNHMNCNLYFIRDVTERKLMEAELLYSRDKAEEMAELLNVYSLELEDKNKELDKQKIKAEKLAKVKSDFLSNMSHEIRTPMNAIIGMSRLLKETKLDDIQNEYLTDIITASSSLLDLINDILDFSKIEAGRLELEKVDTNLYQIIEEVADLVSINTIGKNLEILTIIDSKLPNIFKADPLRIKQILINLANNAAKFTEKGYVVIECKYFSDGKIQLVVKDSGIGIKEDNLKNLFKDFTQLNVSTTRKYGGTGLGLSITKQLVEMMGGKIFVESKEGRGSSFFVDLELEVISEEETYYKKYNSLLLDKKIIFFTDSLPFKMKNDFLSENYDFTIETTLVSNLYSTEISKYDYAVYDYESLRKHNLHHLIYSFTGNYCIVVNPENFKLINETKRKVEHLLKKPVKFERLMEVFRPIEKNVSENENIVPNLLNKTILVVDDILLNRKLINIQLKKTGAFVENAENGLEAVDYVSKKKPDLILMDCLMPEMDGYTATSEIRKMGFSKENLPILALTANNMKEYIDSAFESGMNDFLEKPVDPQKLYTALHKHLSINLHDIKRSESNEKKDDFYFDMDGLLKRVSFDTEFAKEIIDDFLKDLITRKEKLTESFESMDQNIMYQSIHAFKGICLGISATNLSESVKTCEKLIKSEDFPLEKISIAFNEIYEQIDIYTKLDVDKIIGEK